One genomic window of Caballeronia sp. SBC1 includes the following:
- the tam gene encoding trans-aconitate 2-methyltransferase: protein MSWSAKQYVTFENERNRPIRDLLAAVPDIDARKVVDIGCGPGNSTEALMARFPNAAANGFDSSPDMIEAARKRLPQVHFEIADIKAWNAPGPFDVILANAVLQWLPDHTSLFPALVAKLSPGGSLAVQMPDNLEEPAHRLMREVAADGPWASKLSEVTKARTPMASPAWYFELLRSCGAKPDVWRTTYHHALAGGADAVVEWFKGSGLRPFLEPLTEDERLAFLERYKTAVGLAYPALPDGTVLLPFPRLFVIAVR, encoded by the coding sequence ATGAGCTGGTCTGCCAAGCAATATGTAACCTTTGAAAACGAGCGTAATCGTCCCATCCGCGATCTGCTCGCGGCCGTTCCGGACATCGACGCGCGCAAGGTCGTGGACATAGGATGCGGTCCCGGCAATTCAACCGAAGCGCTCATGGCGCGCTTCCCCAACGCGGCGGCAAATGGATTCGACAGTTCACCGGACATGATCGAAGCGGCGCGCAAGCGCTTACCGCAAGTTCACTTCGAGATCGCCGATATCAAGGCATGGAATGCCCCGGGCCCGTTCGATGTGATCCTCGCCAACGCGGTGCTCCAATGGTTGCCCGATCACACAAGCTTGTTTCCTGCACTCGTGGCAAAGCTTTCACCGGGCGGCAGCCTCGCGGTTCAGATGCCGGATAATCTCGAGGAGCCGGCACATCGGCTGATGCGTGAGGTTGCGGCCGACGGCCCTTGGGCGAGCAAGCTCTCGGAGGTCACTAAAGCCCGGACGCCGATGGCTAGTCCAGCGTGGTATTTCGAACTGCTTCGTTCTTGCGGCGCGAAACCCGATGTCTGGCGGACTACTTACCATCATGCGCTCGCGGGTGGTGCGGACGCGGTCGTCGAGTGGTTCAAGGGAAGTGGTCTGCGGCCGTTTCTGGAACCGCTTACTGAAGATGAACGGCTGGCGTTTCTGGAGCGTTACAAGACAGCGGTTGGGCTGGCGTATCCGGCATTGCCGGACGGGACCGTGCTGCTGCCGTTTCCACGATTGTTCGTGATCGCCGTGCGCTAG
- a CDS encoding MarR family winged helix-turn-helix transcriptional regulator: protein MKNKNVIESLFTYRLHVLKKQTDRTMNDAFTDEIALTLTEARVLLSVGSVGALSVSDLGTVSNLDRSQASRATDILERKGLVEKTSSVTDGRGVVVTLTAKGKKTYTRAAAIAKARNDDILATLGQAERDTLGKILAKLIAAQGDE from the coding sequence ATGAAAAACAAGAACGTGATCGAAAGCCTGTTTACCTACCGGCTGCACGTCCTGAAGAAGCAGACTGACCGGACGATGAACGACGCGTTCACCGACGAAATAGCGCTGACGCTAACGGAAGCGCGTGTCCTGCTAAGCGTAGGTTCGGTCGGCGCGCTTTCGGTCTCGGATCTCGGCACGGTGTCGAATCTCGACCGCAGTCAGGCAAGCCGTGCCACGGACATTCTCGAGCGAAAGGGTCTGGTCGAGAAGACGTCGAGCGTAACGGATGGGCGGGGTGTGGTCGTTACGCTGACAGCCAAGGGTAAGAAAACGTACACGCGCGCCGCGGCCATTGCGAAGGCGCGCAATGACGATATCCTCGCGACGCTGGGTCAGGCAGAGCGGGATACGCTCGGTAAGATCCTGGCGAAACTGATCGCGGCGCAGGGCGATGAATAA
- a CDS encoding FadR/GntR family transcriptional regulator: protein MTGDIRDGVYPVGTKLPSGKDLATRFGVSQSVIREVTERLRSNGLIDSRQGAGCTVKARTETGGFRVPRAVGADRADLADVYELRLDLEGAAAALAAVRRTEADIDALAAILKSLADNLYTPDHAVELDIAFHVAIADATHNRYYVDLLQYLNLQIRQAVQTARTHSLARQRLPDEVHREHVRVFEAIRAGDPVAARIAATSHLQNAAARLNLAIPGRDALTGAAILSSLTNE, encoded by the coding sequence ATGACCGGCGATATTCGCGATGGGGTTTACCCGGTGGGCACCAAGCTCCCCTCCGGCAAGGATCTGGCGACGCGCTTTGGCGTGAGCCAGTCGGTTATCCGTGAAGTCACGGAGCGCTTGCGCTCGAATGGCCTGATCGACAGCCGCCAGGGCGCGGGTTGTACCGTGAAGGCTCGCACGGAAACAGGCGGTTTCCGCGTCCCCCGCGCGGTCGGCGCGGACCGGGCGGACCTCGCCGACGTCTACGAGCTGCGGCTTGATCTGGAGGGCGCAGCAGCGGCGCTGGCGGCCGTGCGCCGGACTGAAGCCGACATCGACGCACTGGCGGCGATTCTTAAATCGCTCGCCGACAATCTCTACACTCCAGATCACGCGGTGGAGCTGGACATTGCGTTCCATGTAGCGATCGCCGATGCCACCCACAACCGCTACTACGTCGATCTGCTCCAGTACCTCAACCTCCAGATCCGCCAGGCCGTGCAGACGGCTCGCACGCATTCGCTTGCGCGCCAGCGGCTGCCTGACGAAGTGCACCGCGAACACGTCCGCGTGTTCGAAGCAATCCGCGCTGGCGATCCCGTGGCAGCGCGGATTGCTGCGACCTCGCATCTGCAGAACGCGGCCGCCCGCTTGAACCTCGCGATTCCCGGCCGCGACGCGCTCACAGGCGCCGCCATCCTCAGCTCCCTGACGAACGAATGA
- a CDS encoding nuclear transport factor 2 family protein: MQEETTREALNAHWRASADGDLDAEHDIYDDDAICDYPQSGERIIGRSNLQALRSHHPDKPSGFDVRRIQGEGGLWVTEYTITYQGRATYTVSIMEFCNGKVIHETQYFSDSFEAPGWRSQWVQPIA, translated from the coding sequence ATGCAGGAAGAAACAACACGTGAAGCCCTGAATGCGCACTGGCGCGCGTCGGCGGACGGCGATCTCGATGCGGAACACGATATTTACGATGACGATGCCATCTGTGACTATCCCCAATCAGGTGAACGAATCATTGGGCGAAGTAATTTGCAGGCGTTGCGGAGTCATCATCCAGATAAGCCATCAGGTTTCGATGTCAGGCGAATTCAAGGAGAAGGCGGTCTCTGGGTCACGGAATACACCATCACCTATCAGGGGCGAGCGACCTACACGGTAAGCATCATGGAGTTCTGCAACGGCAAGGTCATTCACGAGACCCAGTATTTTTCGGATTCCTTTGAGGCACCGGGTTGGCGGAGTCAATGGGTTCAGCCGATCGCGTGA
- a CDS encoding ketopantoate reductase family protein produces MNQQAIKITVVGGGAIGGIVAARLARAGVAVNLLARGPHLDAIQRNGLTVVEGDGQYVVDVNATDQPGTLGAQDLLFICLKGPALIQAANSLAPLVNAGTHIVSAMNGVPWWFLNSFGGRLEGQRLESVDPAGVVSSALPPSQVSGCVVHLSSSIAGPGVIKKGNGNQLIVGPAAAGVTDQAARAIELLRLAQFDVTASSQIRSDIWAKLWGNMTMNPISAITRSTADVILDDPLTAQLVVSIMEEARRIGEEIGIELNMTTQARNAQTRKLGAFKTSMLQDVEAGRQLEIEAILGAPHELAAKAGIPVPFLSVLYGLAGQLNANLAGHANAPTH; encoded by the coding sequence TTGAATCAACAAGCCATCAAAATTACCGTGGTTGGCGGAGGTGCCATTGGCGGTATCGTCGCGGCTCGCCTGGCGCGTGCCGGCGTTGCAGTGAACTTGCTGGCGCGCGGGCCACATCTTGACGCCATACAACGTAATGGCCTGACCGTCGTGGAGGGCGACGGCCAGTATGTAGTCGATGTCAACGCGACCGATCAACCCGGCACGCTAGGCGCGCAGGATCTGTTGTTCATCTGCCTGAAAGGACCAGCGCTGATACAGGCAGCCAACTCATTGGCGCCGCTCGTGAACGCGGGCACACATATTGTCTCGGCAATGAACGGGGTGCCCTGGTGGTTCCTGAACTCATTCGGTGGCCGTCTTGAAGGACAGCGGCTCGAATCGGTCGATCCGGCAGGCGTGGTGTCCTCCGCCCTGCCACCATCGCAAGTCTCGGGCTGTGTCGTGCATCTCTCCTCTTCAATAGCCGGTCCTGGCGTGATCAAGAAGGGCAACGGCAACCAGCTTATTGTCGGACCAGCCGCTGCGGGCGTCACCGATCAGGCAGCCCGCGCTATCGAATTGCTCCGCCTCGCTCAATTCGACGTAACGGCGTCAAGCCAGATTCGCAGCGATATCTGGGCCAAGCTGTGGGGCAACATGACCATGAACCCGATCAGCGCGATCACGCGGTCGACTGCCGACGTAATTCTCGATGACCCGTTGACGGCGCAGCTTGTCGTCTCGATCATGGAGGAGGCACGGCGGATTGGCGAAGAGATCGGGATCGAGCTGAACATGACGACGCAGGCGCGTAACGCGCAAACCCGCAAGCTCGGCGCGTTCAAGACGTCGATGCTCCAGGACGTGGAAGCGGGCCGTCAACTGGAGATAGAAGCCATCCTGGGTGCACCTCATGAACTCGCCGCGAAGGCTGGAATCCCGGTGCCGTTTCTTAGCGTGCTGTATGGGCTCGCCGGCCAGTTGAATGCCAATCTGGCAGGCCATGCCAACGCGCCGACGCACTAG
- a CDS encoding FAD-binding oxidoreductase, producing the protein MTDSSFPQRLIDQLGPDAVITAPDEIAPWLSDWRGMYTGHAQAVVRPSSTEDVAAALALCSEARVPVVPRGGNTGLCGGATPDASPANVILSLDRMHTIRSIDTIGNTLVAEAGCILGNLRRAAADKHRLLPLSLAAEDSCQLGGNLSTNAGGVNVVRYGMTRELVLGLEAVLPNGEIFHGLRTLRKDNTGYDLKQLLIGAEGTLGIITAAALRLYPRNDVRVVVLTAVNSSQQALDLFELLFERGGPRMQAFEFFTAECLDMVIEQVEGMRAPFAERHPAYVLIELADTVDEAALRELVETVIGEALERELCADAAVSESIAQVNSMWRLREEISEAQRADGPHVKHDVSLPIASIPAFLASAGERIDKHHAGVRLIVFGHFGDGNLHYNFSRPVGAPRDFFKLHGEGLTAQVLDEVARYGGSISAEHGIGQLKREYFSRYKDPLEIRLMREIRKVFDPHGIMNPGKIF; encoded by the coding sequence ATGACCGACTCCTCTTTCCCCCAACGTCTGATCGACCAGCTCGGACCCGACGCCGTCATCACGGCTCCCGACGAAATCGCTCCATGGTTGTCGGACTGGCGCGGCATGTACACCGGCCACGCTCAAGCGGTGGTGCGGCCGTCGAGCACCGAAGACGTTGCAGCAGCCCTCGCGCTCTGCTCGGAGGCTCGTGTGCCGGTCGTGCCACGCGGCGGCAACACGGGCCTGTGCGGCGGCGCTACACCCGACGCAAGCCCCGCGAACGTGATCCTGAGCCTGGACCGGATGCACACAATTCGCAGTATCGATACGATCGGCAACACGTTGGTCGCCGAAGCCGGCTGCATTCTCGGCAACCTGCGGCGGGCAGCCGCCGACAAACATCGCCTGCTGCCGCTCAGCCTTGCCGCCGAGGACTCGTGCCAGTTGGGCGGCAATTTGTCGACGAACGCGGGCGGTGTGAACGTGGTGCGCTATGGCATGACGCGGGAACTGGTGCTCGGACTTGAAGCCGTCCTGCCGAACGGCGAGATCTTTCACGGCCTGCGCACGCTGCGCAAGGACAACACCGGTTACGACCTGAAGCAGTTGCTGATCGGCGCGGAAGGAACGCTCGGCATCATCACCGCCGCGGCGCTGCGGCTTTATCCGCGCAACGACGTGCGCGTGGTCGTGCTGACGGCCGTGAATTCCTCGCAGCAGGCGCTCGATCTTTTCGAACTCCTGTTCGAACGCGGCGGCCCGCGCATGCAGGCGTTCGAATTCTTTACCGCCGAATGCCTGGATATGGTGATCGAACAAGTGGAAGGAATGCGTGCACCGTTTGCCGAACGTCATCCCGCGTACGTGCTGATCGAACTTGCGGATACCGTCGATGAAGCCGCGTTGCGCGAACTCGTGGAGACGGTGATTGGCGAGGCGCTTGAGCGTGAGTTATGTGCAGATGCTGCGGTATCCGAATCAATTGCACAGGTGAACAGCATGTGGCGGCTTCGCGAGGAAATCTCTGAAGCGCAGCGTGCCGATGGTCCGCACGTGAAGCACGACGTCTCGTTGCCGATTGCTTCCATTCCCGCGTTCCTTGCTTCGGCGGGCGAGCGCATCGACAAGCATCACGCCGGCGTGCGCCTGATCGTGTTCGGTCATTTCGGCGATGGCAATCTGCATTACAATTTCTCGCGTCCGGTGGGGGCGCCGCGCGATTTCTTTAAGCTTCATGGAGAAGGGCTGACGGCGCAAGTGCTGGACGAAGTCGCACGTTATGGCGGTAGCATCAGCGCGGAACATGGCATTGGACAACTCAAGCGCGAATATTTCAGCCGCTATAAAGACCCGCTGGAAATCCGACTGATGCGCGAGATTCGCAAGGTCTTCGATCCCCACGGCATCATGAATCCGGGCAAGATTTTTTAA
- a CDS encoding aconitate hydratase, with protein MSALDESPVAMAARLYPEMARKLEIVRRRLDKPLTLADKVLLGHLDNPADQELIPGKSYLLLRPDRVVFQDVLGQTGMLQFMQTLRERVAVPTSIHCDHLIQARVDGASDLRVSVLENSEVYDFLRSAAAKYGAGFWEPGAGIIHQVVLENYAFPGALIIGTDSHTPNAGGLGACAVGVGGADAVETIAGLPWEVLYPKHIAVYLTGSLNGWTAPKDVILNVAGQLTVSGATNAIVEYIGPGARTISATGKATITNMGAELGATTSMFPADEHMLTYLDATGRGDLAPLVRQYTSALFEPDAAVEADPERYYDRVIRIDLSALEPYIVGPHSPDRARPLSQLAAELKSAGNTIPEAISAALIGSCTNSSYEDMSRAADVAAQARAHGLKAVVPFLVTPGSEQVRATIARDGQLDELEALGGTVLANACGPCIGQWHRDPRATATPNAIVTSYNRNFPRRNDGSPATMNLIASPEIVTALALAGRLSFNPATDSLTGADGKPFMLTPPKPAPEVPPTRFAPGRTTYVAPPADGRDITLSVDPASERIQLMQPWAAWDGRDFTGMPVVLKTRGKTTTDHISPAGPWLRFRGHLDKFSDNLLNGATNAYTGEIGVTTNILTGEGGLTPARAARQYRAAGQPWVVIGDSNYGEGSSREHAALSPRLLGGAAVIARSFARIHESNLKKQGLLALTFVDPEDYDRILADDRLDLRGLDRLAPGEPVECRINHSDGHGETVWLKHSYSDAQLQWFRAGSALNVLHKSAV; from the coding sequence ATGTCAGCTCTTGACGAATCCCCCGTTGCAATGGCTGCGCGCCTCTATCCCGAGATGGCGCGCAAACTCGAGATCGTGCGCCGCCGCCTCGACAAGCCGCTAACACTCGCCGATAAAGTGCTGCTCGGCCACCTCGACAATCCCGCCGATCAGGAACTCATTCCGGGTAAGAGCTACCTGTTGCTGCGCCCGGACCGTGTCGTGTTCCAGGACGTACTCGGTCAGACCGGCATGCTGCAGTTCATGCAAACACTGCGTGAACGCGTTGCCGTCCCGACCAGCATCCACTGCGATCACTTGATCCAGGCGCGTGTTGACGGCGCTTCGGACCTGCGGGTATCGGTGTTGGAAAACAGCGAGGTCTACGACTTCCTGCGCAGCGCCGCAGCCAAATATGGCGCGGGTTTCTGGGAGCCGGGTGCGGGCATCATCCACCAGGTTGTTCTGGAAAACTATGCATTCCCGGGCGCGTTGATCATCGGCACTGATTCGCACACGCCGAATGCCGGTGGACTGGGCGCGTGCGCGGTGGGTGTCGGCGGCGCGGATGCCGTAGAGACCATTGCCGGCTTGCCGTGGGAAGTGCTTTATCCAAAGCATATTGCTGTGTACCTGACCGGTTCATTGAACGGCTGGACGGCGCCCAAGGACGTGATCCTAAATGTCGCGGGCCAGCTCACCGTGTCCGGCGCGACCAATGCAATTGTTGAATACATCGGCCCTGGCGCGCGCACCATCAGCGCTACCGGCAAGGCGACCATCACGAACATGGGTGCGGAACTCGGTGCAACAACGTCCATGTTCCCCGCCGATGAACACATGCTCACGTACCTGGATGCCACCGGCCGTGGTGATCTGGCGCCATTGGTCCGGCAATACACGTCTGCTTTGTTCGAACCGGATGCAGCGGTAGAAGCGGACCCGGAGCGCTATTACGACCGCGTGATCCGCATCGACTTGTCCGCACTGGAACCCTATATTGTCGGGCCACATTCGCCCGACCGTGCACGACCGCTCTCGCAGCTCGCGGCCGAACTCAAAAGCGCTGGCAACACCATTCCCGAAGCTATTTCCGCCGCGCTGATCGGCAGTTGCACGAACTCTTCCTACGAGGACATGAGCCGCGCCGCAGATGTCGCCGCACAAGCTCGCGCGCATGGGCTGAAGGCAGTCGTCCCGTTCCTCGTGACCCCGGGTTCGGAACAGGTGCGCGCGACGATCGCACGCGATGGTCAGCTCGATGAACTCGAAGCGCTCGGCGGTACGGTGCTCGCGAACGCGTGTGGTCCTTGCATTGGCCAGTGGCATCGGGACCCGCGTGCGACGGCTACGCCGAATGCCATCGTCACGTCATACAACCGTAACTTTCCGCGCCGCAACGACGGGTCGCCCGCGACCATGAACCTGATCGCCAGTCCGGAAATTGTGACAGCGCTCGCGCTGGCAGGCCGGCTGTCGTTCAACCCGGCCACGGATTCGCTCACCGGCGCGGATGGCAAGCCTTTTATGCTCACGCCGCCGAAGCCCGCGCCCGAAGTGCCGCCGACCCGCTTCGCGCCCGGTCGCACAACCTATGTTGCGCCGCCCGCGGACGGCCGCGATATCACGCTGAGCGTCGACCCGGCCAGCGAGCGCATCCAGTTGATGCAACCATGGGCAGCATGGGATGGCCGTGACTTCACCGGCATGCCGGTCGTGCTGAAAACCCGCGGCAAGACTACGACCGACCATATCTCGCCCGCCGGGCCGTGGTTGCGCTTTCGTGGGCATCTGGATAAATTCAGCGACAACCTGCTCAACGGCGCGACCAATGCTTATACAGGCGAGATCGGCGTGACGACGAACATATTGACAGGCGAAGGCGGTCTCACGCCTGCGCGAGCGGCTCGTCAATACCGGGCGGCGGGGCAGCCTTGGGTGGTCATCGGCGATTCGAATTACGGAGAAGGCAGCAGCCGCGAGCATGCTGCGTTGTCGCCAAGGCTTCTGGGCGGCGCGGCGGTGATTGCCCGCAGCTTCGCGCGCATTCATGAGTCGAACCTGAAGAAGCAAGGCCTGCTTGCACTGACATTTGTCGATCCGGAAGACTACGACCGGATCCTCGCCGATGACCGGCTCGATCTGCGTGGGCTTGACCGTCTGGCGCCGGGAGAACCGGTCGAGTGCCGTATCAACCATTCAGACGGCCACGGCGAAACGGTATGGCTCAAGCACTCATATAGCGACGCTCAGTTGCAGTGGTTCCGCGCAGGGTCCGCACTGAACGTGCTGCATAAATCGGCAGTGTAG
- a CDS encoding class II aldolase/adducin family protein, translated as MTGSELGTQPAPAWCSPDEWEARLRLAATYRVFHMLGWTELIFNHITLRVPGPDKHFLINPFGLAYDEVTASNLVKIDLKGKILSPSDYPVNPAGFVIHSAIHEHVEDAHCVMHTHTTAGLAVACMEDGLSYTNFYSAQLHNMVAYHPFEGITVHDEEKSRLLSSMGNKRLLILRNHGLLSHGTTLGSAFALLWTLNRACEIQVVTHSMRGNTLPISDEIVKGTTRDSLQFSPAHGAGENVLAALIRRVDRIDTSYRG; from the coding sequence GTGACTGGTTCCGAACTTGGCACGCAGCCCGCACCCGCATGGTGTTCGCCTGACGAATGGGAGGCCCGCCTCAGGCTGGCCGCAACGTATCGCGTGTTCCATATGCTCGGCTGGACCGAGCTGATTTTCAATCACATCACATTGCGCGTACCCGGACCGGACAAGCACTTCCTGATCAACCCTTTTGGACTGGCTTACGACGAAGTCACCGCATCCAATCTGGTTAAAATCGACCTGAAAGGCAAAATCCTGAGTCCATCGGATTACCCGGTCAATCCCGCGGGTTTCGTCATTCACAGCGCGATTCATGAGCATGTGGAAGACGCACATTGCGTCATGCATACTCATACAACGGCCGGACTCGCCGTCGCGTGCATGGAGGACGGTTTGTCGTACACGAACTTCTACTCCGCCCAGCTGCACAACATGGTTGCCTACCATCCGTTCGAGGGCATTACCGTCCACGACGAAGAGAAGTCCAGGCTGCTAAGCTCAATGGGCAATAAACGCCTGCTGATCCTTCGGAACCACGGGCTGCTCTCGCATGGAACCACGCTTGGCTCAGCGTTCGCGTTGCTCTGGACCCTGAACCGCGCGTGCGAGATTCAGGTCGTCACGCATTCCATGCGTGGAAATACGCTGCCCATCAGCGATGAAATCGTGAAAGGCACCACGCGGGATTCGCTACAGTTTTCGCCTGCGCACGGCGCTGGGGAGAATGTACTTGCCGCACTTATTCGACGCGTCGATCGCATCGACACGTCGTACAGGGGATAG
- a CDS encoding M14 family zinc carboxypeptidase, giving the protein MRPLSVASASFAEFDDLNAILAAGCARFESRTVGEVRVGAHSFPILTAAIGSNDPKAPAIGFFGGVHGLERIGTQLILDYMRALLRRLEWDELLHEQLRSVRLVFMPIVNPGGMWAQTRSNPNGVDLMRNAPQSAEGRVPFLAGGQRIGAWLPWYRGPAQGSLELESAALLNVVKQELMSRPLSLALDCHSGYGWDDSIWFPYARTKQQMPHLPEMYQLKTMFEQAYPHHGYAFEPQSHQYLLHGDLWDCAYDQTPAPNVFLPMTLELGSWRWIRKNPSQIFSRLGMFNPVKAHRVERVLRRHVNFLDFLTRAAFASNRWLPKGDARKQILERAMEHWQRTSSR; this is encoded by the coding sequence ATGAGACCATTAAGCGTAGCCTCTGCAAGCTTTGCGGAGTTCGATGACCTCAATGCCATCCTGGCGGCCGGCTGCGCGCGCTTCGAGTCCCGCACGGTGGGCGAAGTACGCGTTGGCGCACACTCCTTCCCAATCCTTACCGCGGCGATCGGATCAAATGATCCCAAAGCGCCCGCTATTGGCTTTTTTGGCGGCGTGCACGGCCTGGAGCGCATTGGTACGCAGTTGATCCTCGACTACATGCGCGCGCTCCTACGGCGTCTCGAGTGGGACGAACTGCTGCACGAACAATTGCGCTCGGTACGGCTCGTTTTCATGCCCATCGTGAATCCGGGTGGCATGTGGGCGCAAACCCGCTCGAATCCAAATGGCGTCGACCTGATGCGCAATGCCCCTCAAAGCGCTGAGGGACGCGTGCCCTTCCTTGCTGGCGGTCAGCGTATTGGTGCGTGGTTGCCGTGGTATCGCGGTCCCGCCCAAGGTTCTCTGGAACTCGAGAGCGCTGCCTTGCTCAATGTAGTGAAGCAGGAGCTCATGAGCCGCCCGCTGAGCCTTGCACTCGACTGTCATTCAGGTTACGGCTGGGACGACAGCATCTGGTTCCCTTATGCGCGAACCAAGCAGCAAATGCCTCATCTCCCCGAGATGTACCAGCTCAAGACCATGTTCGAACAGGCTTATCCGCACCACGGTTATGCGTTCGAACCGCAAAGCCATCAATACCTGCTTCACGGCGACCTGTGGGACTGCGCCTATGACCAGACGCCCGCTCCCAACGTGTTCCTGCCGATGACCCTGGAGCTGGGCTCATGGCGCTGGATCAGGAAAAATCCCAGCCAGATCTTTTCCCGACTCGGCATGTTCAACCCGGTCAAGGCGCACCGGGTCGAACGGGTCTTGCGCCGTCACGTCAACTTCCTGGACTTCCTGACCCGCGCGGCGTTTGCATCGAATAGATGGCTTCCCAAGGGTGACGCGAGAAAACAGATTCTCGAACGTGCCATGGAACACTGGCAGCGAACATCCTCGCGATGA
- a CDS encoding alpha/beta fold hydrolase, whose amino-acid sequence MSTWILLRGLTREGRHWGSFPEALRIEAGFSGDANSIALLDLPGNGRENALSAPLDVADMVKFVRLRAAEAGLLPPYRIVAMSLGGMVATGWAQRYPEEIERLVLINTSMRPFSAMSERLRPKVWPALMRIAASWADPMKCETIIHDLTCNRLDTQSSDIAAWAAIRRSAGVSAANGLRQLWAAARFRADNHAPACPTLLLSSKGDRLVNPVCSTRIAARWGTAHAVHAWAGHDLPHDDPVWTSKAIADWLRTVQSHTDEPPVVSDRRAVL is encoded by the coding sequence ATGAGCACGTGGATCTTGTTGCGCGGGCTCACGCGCGAGGGTCGTCACTGGGGATCGTTTCCCGAGGCACTGCGCATTGAAGCGGGTTTTAGTGGCGATGCAAACAGCATCGCGTTGCTTGACCTTCCGGGGAACGGCCGTGAGAACGCGCTAAGCGCCCCGCTCGATGTAGCGGACATGGTGAAGTTCGTGCGATTGCGTGCGGCCGAGGCGGGGTTGTTGCCTCCTTACCGGATAGTCGCGATGTCGCTTGGCGGCATGGTCGCGACCGGCTGGGCACAACGCTATCCGGAAGAGATTGAGCGGCTGGTGCTGATCAATACCAGCATGCGGCCGTTCAGCGCCATGAGCGAGCGCCTTCGGCCCAAGGTTTGGCCTGCGCTCATGCGCATCGCGGCTTCGTGGGCGGATCCTATGAAGTGCGAAACAATCATCCACGACCTGACATGCAATCGGCTGGACACCCAGTCCTCCGACATCGCGGCATGGGCCGCCATCAGGCGGAGCGCAGGAGTAAGCGCGGCGAACGGCCTGCGCCAACTGTGGGCGGCGGCGCGCTTTCGCGCTGATAACCACGCGCCCGCTTGCCCTACGCTGCTGCTTTCATCGAAGGGGGACAGGCTGGTCAATCCGGTCTGCTCCACGCGCATAGCGGCTCGCTGGGGAACAGCTCACGCTGTGCATGCGTGGGCCGGCCACGACCTGCCCCACGACGATCCCGTCTGGACCAGCAAGGCGATTGCCGACTGGCTGCGCACCGTGCAAAGTCACACGGATGAACCGCCGGTTGTGTCCGATAGGCGCGCGGTTCTGTAG
- a CDS encoding LysR family transcriptional regulator: MKIDILGVQAFVAIADKGSFQNAADTLHVTQTAITQRLRKLEDFLGVTLVERTTRSIALSLIGRDFLPQARRLLEELGDALLEIRETGKAERGDVSIACVPTVGVQYLPRIMQEYSARYPNNRIKILDHASSAVADAVLRREAEFGINIAGAHHPELMTMPLLEDQYVLICHEDHPLARRRRVAWKQLLPYPLIFAGQVSGNRALLDTALGANGLGLQSFYEVQRSSTAVGLVAERIAAAVVPRLAVQKGAYPNIRTIELVDPVVSRALVLVVRKTARLSPAAQALYDMIKVRAVAPKG, from the coding sequence ATGAAAATCGACATCCTTGGCGTTCAGGCGTTTGTTGCCATCGCCGATAAAGGCAGCTTTCAGAACGCTGCCGACACATTGCATGTCACGCAAACGGCGATCACGCAACGCTTGCGCAAGCTCGAAGACTTTCTTGGCGTGACGCTGGTTGAGCGAACCACGCGTTCTATCGCGCTCAGTCTGATCGGCCGGGATTTCCTGCCGCAAGCGCGGCGTTTGCTCGAGGAGTTGGGAGACGCGTTGCTTGAGATCCGCGAGACGGGCAAGGCGGAACGAGGGGATGTATCGATTGCATGCGTGCCTACGGTCGGCGTGCAGTATTTGCCCCGCATCATGCAGGAGTATTCGGCGCGCTATCCGAACAACCGGATCAAGATTCTCGATCACGCGTCGTCGGCCGTGGCCGACGCGGTGCTGCGCCGCGAAGCGGAGTTCGGGATCAATATCGCCGGTGCGCATCATCCTGAACTCATGACGATGCCGTTGCTTGAAGATCAATACGTGCTGATCTGTCACGAGGACCATCCGCTTGCCAGGCGCAGGCGAGTGGCGTGGAAGCAATTGCTTCCGTACCCGCTGATATTCGCCGGGCAGGTCAGTGGCAATCGTGCTTTGCTTGATACGGCGCTGGGCGCGAATGGGCTGGGGTTGCAGTCGTTCTACGAAGTGCAGCGCAGTTCGACAGCGGTCGGGCTGGTGGCCGAGCGTATTGCGGCGGCGGTGGTGCCGCGGCTTGCTGTGCAGAAGGGCGCGTATCCGAATATCCGCACGATTGAACTGGTCGATCCGGTGGTGTCGCGTGCGCTGGTGCTGGTGGTTCGAAAGACTGCCCGGCTGTCGCCTGCCGCGCAAGCGCTTTATGACATGATCAAGGTGCGGGCCGTGGCGCCGAAGGGCTGA